AACTCTGGCTCTTTCACCTTCACCCCAAAACCTGCTCCTCCCAGCTACCAGAGATGGCGAGTGGGTGCACTTCGGATCATCGACAGCAAAAATTACGCGGGGCAGAAGTAAGGAGGTGTGGAGGCGCAGGTGATGGGCGGAGGGCCCGGCTGCCTGCGGCCCATCGTGCTTGCCTGCGCAGCccgggttgggggtggggagagtgggCGACCATGGGGTGGTGTGGCCTGGCCCCAGCTCCAGCATCATTGTCTCCACAGGGACGTGCAGGCGCTCTGGACCAATGACCACGCGCTGGCCTGGCACCTGAGCGATGACTTCCGAGAGGACCCTGTGGCCTGGGCACGCACTCAGTGCCAGGCCTGGGAGGAGCTGGAGGATCAGCTGCCCAGCTTCCTGGAGGAGCTGCCGGACTGCCCCTGCACCCTGACCCAGGCCCGGGCGGACTCCGGCCGCTTCTTCGTGAGCCTCCCATCAGGGCCCAGGAGAGGGGATGAGGGTGTCGCCTCCCCACTGAGGACAGCACCAGGGGAGGCAGATAGAGGTGTCCTGGAGGGTGGGGCGGGGGTCTCAGGGCCCCTGTAGGGTTGGCCTCGGGAAGGGGATGACAGAACCGGAGGCCACTGGATGACAGCCACCTGCTGCTCTGCAGACGGACTACGGCTGTGACATGGAGCAGGGCAGTGTGTGCACCTACCACCCCGGGGCCGTGCACTGTGTGCGCTCTGTGCAGGCCAGGTGAGCCCCCAGGCTGGGGCCGGGGTGGGGACTGGGGACAGGGATGGGCTCCCAACAGTGGCCTGGCCGTGACCCACTGGCTCCCGCAGCCCTCGGTACGGCTCGGGTCAGCAGTGCTGCTACACAGCGGACGGGACGCAGCTCCTGACGGCTGACTCCAGCAGCGGCAGCACTCCCGACCGCGGCCATGACTGGGGCGCACCCCCGTTCCGCACGCCACCCCGAGTGCCCGGCATGTCCCACTGGCTCTACGATGTCCTCAGCTTCTATTACTGCTGCCTCTGGGCACCCGACTGCCCCCGCTACATGCAACGGCGGCCCTCCAATGACTGCCGCAACTACCGGCCCCCGCGACTAGGTGGGTGCCATCCTGTGCCCTGGACCCTGGGAAAGATCGGGCTGGGCTGGGGTGCACCCCACCTGACCCTCcactctcaccccagcctccgcCTTCGGAGACCCACACTTTGTGACCTTTGATGGCACCAACTTCACATTCAATGGGCGTGGAGAGTACGTGCTGCTAGAGGCAGTGCTGACTGACCTGAGGGTGCAGGCGCGGGCCCAGCCCGGGAGGATGTTCAACGGTGAGGCCAGGGCTAGGGGCTGCTCTGGGTGGCGCAGGGTAGATCCAAGGTGGGAGGCTGGAGCCAAGTGGTGCCCGTTCCACTCCCACCACCACAGGCACACAGACCCGTGGCACAGGGCTGACTGCAATGGCCGTCCAGGAGGGCAACTCAGACGTGGTGGAGGTCAGGCTGGCCAACGGGACCAGAGGTCTGGAGGTGCTGCTGAACCAGGAGGTGCTGAGCTTCGCCGAGCAGAGCTGGATGGACCTGAAGGGTGAGTAGTCCAGCCACGCGAGGCTGCGGGCTGCCCTCACCTCCTCCCCATTCCTGCGGGGAGACTGAGGGGAAGCCCTGGGCCTTCACGCCTCTCCCAGCCCTGGCTAGAGGNNNNNNNNNNNNNNNNNNNNNNNNNNNNNNNNNNNNNNNNNNNNNNNNNNNNNNNNNNNNNNNNNNNNNNNNNNNNNNNNNNNNNNNNNNNNNNNNNNNNNNNNNNNNNNNNNNNNNNNNNNNNNNNNNNNNNNNNNNNNNNNNNNNNNNNNNNNNNNNNNNNNNNNNNNNNNNNNNNNNNNNNNNNNNNNNNNNNNNNNNNNNNNNNNNNNNNNNNNNNNNNNNNNNNNNNNNNNNNNNNNNNNNNNNNNNNNNNNNNNNNNNNNNNNNNNNNNNNNNNNNNNNNNNNNNNNNNNNNNNNNNNNNNNNNNNNNNNNNNNNNNNNNNNNNNNNNNNNNNNNNNNNNNNNNNNNNNNNNNNNNNNNNNNNNNNNNNNNNNNNNNNNNNNNNNNNNNNNNNNNNNNNNNNNNNNNNNNNNNNNNNNNNNNNNNNNNNNNNNNNNNNNNNNNNNNNNNNNNNNNNNNNNNNNNNNNNNNNNNNNNNNNNNNNNNNNNNNNNNNNNNNNNNNNNNNNNNNNNNNNNNNNNNNNNNNNNNNNNNNNNNNNNNNNNNNNNNNNNNNNNNNNNNNNNNNNNNNNNNNNNNNNNNNNNNNNNNNNNNNNNNNNNNNNNNNNNNNNNNNNNNNNNNNNNNNNNNNNNNNNNNNNNNNNNNNNNNNNNNNNNNNNNNNNNNNNNNNNNNNNNNNNNNNNNNNNNNNNNNNNNNNNNNNNNNNNNNNNNNNNNNNNNNNNNNNNNNNNNNNNNNNNNNNNNNNNNNNNNNNNNNNNNNNNNNNNNNNNNNNNNNNNNNNNNNNNNNNNNNNNNNNNNNNNNNNNNNNNNNNNNNNNNNNNNNNNNNNNNNNNNNNNNNNNNNNNNNNNNNNNNNNNNNNNNNNNNNNNNNNNNNNNNNNNNNNNNNNNNNNNNNNNNNNNNNNNNNNNNNNNNNNNNNNNNNNNNNNNNNNNNNNNNNNNNNNNNNNNNNNNNNNNNNNNNNNNNNNNNNNNNNNNNNNNNNNNNNNNNNNNNNNNNNNNNNNNNNNNNNNNNNNNNNNNNNNNNNNNNNNNNNNNNNNNNNNNNNNNNNNNNNNNNNNNNNNNNNNNNNNNNNNNNNNNNNNNNNNNNNNNNNNNNNNNNNNNNNNNNNNNNNNNNNNNNNNNNNNNNNNNNNNNNNNNNNNNNNNNNNNNNNNNNNNNNNNNNNNNNNNNNNNNNNNNNNNNNNNNNNNNNNNNNNNNNNNNNNNNNNNNNNNNNNNNNNNNNNNNNNNNNNNNNNNNNNNNNNNNNNNNNNNNNNNNNNNNNNNNNNNNNNNNNNNNNNNNNNNNNNNNNNNNNNNNNNNNNNNNNNNNNNNNNNNNNNNNNNNNNNNNNNNNNNNNNNNNNNNNNNNNNNNNNNNNNNNNNNNNNNNNNNNNNNNNNNNNNNNNNNNNNNNNNNNNNNNNNNNNNNNNNNNNNNNNNNNNNNNNNNNNNNNNNNNNNNNNNNNNNNNNNNNNNNNNNNNNNNNNNNNNNNNNNNNNNNNNNNNNNNNNNNNNNNNNNNNNNNNNNNNNNNNNNNNNNNNNNNNNNNNNNNNNNNNNNNNNNNNNNNNNNNNNNNNNNNNNNNNNNNNNNNNNNNNNNNNNNNNNNNNNNNNNNNNNNNNNNNNNNNNNNNNNNNNNNNNNNNNNNNNNNNNNNNNNNNNNNNNNNNNNNNNNNNNNNNNNNNNNNNNNNNNNNNNNNNNNNNNNNNNNNNNNNNNNNNNNNNNNNNNNNNNNNN
This genomic interval from Theropithecus gelada isolate Dixy chromosome 10, Tgel_1.0, whole genome shotgun sequence contains the following:
- the SUSD2 gene encoding sushi domain-containing protein 2 yields the protein MKPALLPWALLLLATAPGPGPGPAADAQDSCSMRCGALDGPCSCHPTCSGLGTCCLDFRDFCLEILPYSGSMMGGKDFVVQHFKMSSPTDTSAICRFKESIQTLGHVDSSGQVHCVSPLLYESGRVPFTVSLDNGHSFPRAGTWLAVHPNKVSMMEKSELVNETRWQYYGTADTSGNLSLTWHVEALPTQTVTIELWGYEETGMPYSQEWTAKWSYLYPLATHIPNSGSFTFTPKPAPPSYQRWRVGALRIIDSKNYAGQKDVQALWTNDHALAWHLSDDFREDPVAWARTQCQAWEELEDQLPSFLEELPDCPCTLTQARADSGRFFTDYGCDMEQGSVCTYHPGAVHCVRSVQASPRYGSGQQCCYTADGTQLLTADSSSGSTPDRGHDWGAPPFRTPPRVPGMSHWLYDVLSFYYCCLWAPDCPRYMQRRPSNDCRNYRPPRLASAFGDPHFVTFDGTNFTFNGRGEYVLLEAVLTDLRVQARAQPGRMFNGTQTRGTGLTAMAVQEGNSDVVEVRLANGTRGLEVLLNQEVLSFAEQSWMDLKGE